A section of the Euryarchaeota archaeon genome encodes:
- the nuoB gene encoding NADH-quinone oxidoreductase subunit NuoB has product MDMRGDEPGSVGRTVEDGRARRRVVTTTYPASRSTVPRGPRSNIRLDAGLCTGCADCVPVCPTQALQSDGPVFTVDHGACIACGLCVPACPEGALSVSYDFELAARSRRDLVETVPVASPGRVPEEAAAARLREEIGRLFRGSLHIREVDAGSCNGCEVEVSSLSGPYYDLERLGIQFVASPRHADLAMVTGPPTRHMVEALRATYEAMPGPKLVVAVGACGIMGGPFAGSYGVVDGVDRVLPVDAYIPGCPPRPEALIQGLLLAVGRFERKMDAGRRPQREVVP; this is encoded by the coding sequence GTGGACATGCGAGGCGACGAACCAGGGTCAGTGGGGCGAACGGTCGAGGATGGGCGCGCCAGGCGACGCGTCGTCACGACCACGTACCCCGCGTCGCGCTCGACCGTCCCCCGCGGTCCTCGATCGAACATCCGGCTTGATGCGGGCCTTTGTACGGGTTGCGCCGACTGCGTCCCGGTCTGCCCGACCCAGGCGCTTCAAAGCGACGGACCAGTTTTCACGGTCGATCACGGCGCCTGCATCGCCTGCGGGCTATGCGTCCCCGCTTGCCCGGAAGGCGCGCTTTCGGTGTCGTACGATTTCGAACTCGCGGCAAGGTCGAGGCGCGACCTCGTGGAGACCGTACCGGTCGCTTCCCCCGGCCGCGTTCCGGAAGAGGCCGCGGCGGCGAGACTACGGGAGGAGATCGGCCGCCTTTTCCGGGGCTCCCTGCACATCCGCGAGGTAGACGCTGGCAGCTGCAACGGGTGCGAAGTGGAGGTGTCTTCCCTTTCCGGACCGTATTACGACCTTGAAAGGCTCGGGATCCAATTCGTCGCAAGCCCCCGGCACGCAGATCTCGCAATGGTCACAGGCCCCCCGACGCGCCACATGGTCGAGGCACTGCGGGCGACATACGAGGCGATGCCCGGCCCGAAGCTCGTGGTCGCGGTCGGCGCATGCGGGATAATGGGCGGCCCGTTCGCGGGATCATACGGGGTCGTCGACGGCGTCGATCGCGTGCTCCCTGTCGACGCCTACATCCCGGGATGTCCGCCGAGGCCCGAGGCATTGATACAAGGCCTGCTTCTTGCCGTCGGCAGGTTCGAAAGGAAGATGGACGCAGGACGAC
- a CDS encoding NADH-quinone oxidoreductase subunit C, producing the protein MLPNDTTAAIERAFSWRPSEGTRSAAIEVPCPPALIASAAHRLVDGGRFRFASLVGDEVTPGGRVRLSYVFLSPGLIVTILSESQEDSPVPSIVPYVPAAEWAEREAAEMHGLSFANGLPPILLAHDGWPAGPPLKHATSTGAPKTGLDYPFSPVKGEGVYEVAVGPVHAGVIEPGHFRVSLAGETVLALEIRLGYTHRGVEKMLEGRDFAKALILAERTSGDNSAAHSTAFCHAVESALRIEAPERARFVRTVFLELERMHNHLADIGGVLLDVAYGVGASQCQILREELLRLNAEITGSRLLFGTNVVGGIAVDLDAATMAKVERDTSRVAREADTIVARSVSSGSVLDRLDQTGTLRREDAQALGVVGPSARASGVNIDSRRDWPHAAYGKLEFDVPVRTQGDVFARTQLKLEEIKQSARIIRQCASDMPDGSLRTPPPPDLEGGMGFGLAESHRGEVLHAVRLGRDGRIARCKIRDPSFMNWRALEAAVPKNNILADFPVINKSFNLSYAGNDR; encoded by the coding sequence ATGCTTCCGAACGACACCACGGCCGCCATCGAAAGAGCGTTCTCCTGGCGGCCGTCGGAGGGGACGAGGAGCGCCGCAATCGAGGTCCCATGCCCGCCGGCTCTCATCGCTTCCGCGGCGCACCGGCTCGTCGACGGTGGCCGTTTCCGCTTCGCAAGCCTGGTGGGCGACGAGGTCACGCCCGGCGGGCGGGTCCGGTTGTCTTACGTCTTCCTCTCTCCCGGGCTCATAGTGACGATTCTGTCGGAGAGCCAGGAAGACTCTCCCGTGCCGTCGATCGTCCCCTATGTACCGGCGGCCGAATGGGCGGAACGCGAAGCCGCGGAGATGCACGGGCTATCGTTCGCGAACGGCCTTCCCCCCATCCTCCTCGCGCACGACGGGTGGCCGGCCGGACCACCTCTCAAGCACGCGACGTCGACGGGCGCACCAAAGACCGGGCTCGACTATCCGTTTTCCCCGGTCAAGGGCGAGGGCGTGTACGAAGTGGCCGTCGGGCCCGTCCACGCAGGCGTCATCGAACCCGGGCACTTCCGTGTCTCACTAGCCGGCGAGACCGTCTTGGCGCTTGAGATCCGGCTCGGTTACACGCACCGGGGCGTAGAGAAGATGCTGGAGGGACGCGACTTCGCCAAGGCCCTCATCCTCGCCGAGCGGACGAGCGGGGACAACAGCGCCGCCCATTCCACGGCCTTCTGCCACGCGGTGGAGTCGGCGCTTCGCATCGAGGCGCCCGAGAGGGCCCGTTTTGTCCGAACGGTGTTCCTTGAACTGGAACGCATGCACAACCACCTGGCCGACATCGGCGGCGTGCTCCTTGACGTTGCATACGGGGTTGGCGCGAGCCAGTGCCAGATCCTTCGCGAAGAGCTCCTCCGCCTCAACGCCGAGATAACGGGAAGTCGGCTTCTCTTCGGGACGAACGTCGTCGGCGGCATCGCCGTGGACCTCGACGCCGCAACCATGGCCAAAGTCGAACGGGACACCTCGAGGGTCGCCCGCGAGGCCGACACCATCGTGGCAAGAAGCGTTTCGAGCGGAAGTGTCCTCGACCGCTTGGACCAGACCGGCACTTTGAGACGCGAAGACGCGCAGGCGCTAGGTGTCGTGGGGCCGAGTGCACGGGCAAGCGGCGTGAACATCGATTCTCGTCGCGATTGGCCGCACGCCGCTTACGGCAAACTGGAGTTCGATGTGCCCGTGAGGACGCAGGGCGACGTCTTCGCGCGCACCCAATTGAAACTCGAGGAGATCAAACAGAGCGCCCGCATCATCCGCCAATGCGCCTCCGACATGCCGGACGGAAGCCTCAGGACGCCCCCACCTCCTGACCTGGAGGGCGGGATGGGGTTCGGCCTCGCGGAATCCCACCGTGGCGAGGTGCTCCACGCGGTCCGGCTTGGCCGGGACGGGAGGATCGCGCGGTGCAAGATCCGGGACCCGAGCTTCATGAACTGGCGCGCGCTCGAAGCGGCGGTCCCGAAGAACAACATCCTGGCGGATTTCCCGGTCATCAACAAGAGCTTCAACCTCAGCTATGCAGGAAACGACAGGTAG
- a CDS encoding M28 family peptidase has product MRNPISAWVVPVLLTAGALAGCITPPAPELPSPDVVLPGEPEIVKFLNTTIAGATLVARSSSGGGSSITLIDGASEARVDFQRGVLMFKDKAPTADTRVTLKQGETADFLIPPGRDATEVTVTANGETVSLTLQAPYAGRFNLVSGLAAIREAEVLRDEYPHRTPGMPNYVKSQMHFAKIFQDLGYDVSVDPYGTNSFESVAVPARNLRPNDFANVVAIKHGTMTPEKYVIIGAHYDVVANTIEGFTDNTAGTLEILELARALQPIKTKYSVVLGLWGGEEVALLGSQFFVRSNPTIIENTLWHVNLDDSVTGYPGPAGNAQPVYVSSGPDGPVGDYLNHFFQEIRVHYMMYPDGSFTYGTVGKGQAGDTIPGNTGTGSDAQSDHTSFLAQGVPSSFIFSGDEYAFHVLHRPIDTLKNATAHMAGIDDENATLTPEEDALGTDLLARSFEAHMWPPFYAVMLTELGEFDVTKALEECAAATQDSGTTCA; this is encoded by the coding sequence ATGCGAAATCCGATATCCGCATGGGTCGTGCCCGTCTTGCTCACGGCCGGCGCCCTTGCCGGATGCATCACGCCACCGGCGCCCGAACTTCCTTCTCCCGACGTTGTCCTTCCGGGCGAGCCGGAGATCGTGAAGTTCCTGAACACGACCATTGCGGGCGCGACCCTCGTTGCGCGATCTTCCTCCGGCGGCGGCTCCTCCATCACCCTCATCGACGGCGCGAGCGAGGCCCGCGTTGATTTCCAACGCGGCGTGTTGATGTTCAAGGACAAAGCGCCGACGGCAGACACGCGCGTGACCCTCAAGCAAGGGGAGACCGCCGATTTCTTGATCCCACCCGGCCGCGACGCCACAGAGGTGACCGTGACGGCCAACGGGGAAACCGTGTCGCTGACGCTCCAAGCGCCTTACGCCGGAAGATTCAATCTGGTCTCGGGGCTAGCGGCGATCCGCGAGGCCGAGGTGCTGCGGGACGAGTACCCTCACCGGACCCCGGGGATGCCGAACTACGTGAAGAGTCAGATGCACTTCGCGAAGATATTCCAAGACCTCGGCTACGATGTGAGCGTCGACCCGTATGGCACGAACTCTTTCGAGAGCGTCGCGGTCCCCGCACGCAACCTCCGCCCTAACGATTTCGCGAACGTCGTCGCCATCAAACATGGGACGATGACGCCGGAGAAGTACGTCATCATCGGCGCGCACTATGACGTGGTCGCGAACACGATCGAAGGCTTCACGGACAACACGGCCGGGACCCTCGAGATACTGGAACTTGCGCGGGCCCTCCAGCCGATCAAGACGAAGTACTCGGTCGTCCTGGGACTCTGGGGCGGCGAAGAGGTGGCGCTCCTCGGCTCGCAGTTCTTCGTGAGATCCAACCCGACCATCATCGAGAACACGCTCTGGCACGTGAACCTCGACGATTCGGTGACCGGTTATCCGGGACCTGCCGGAAACGCGCAGCCCGTTTACGTCTCGTCAGGGCCGGACGGCCCCGTCGGCGACTACCTGAACCACTTCTTCCAGGAGATCCGCGTCCATTACATGATGTACCCGGACGGGTCCTTCACGTATGGGACGGTCGGGAAGGGTCAGGCGGGCGACACGATCCCGGGGAACACGGGTACGGGTTCCGACGCGCAAAGCGACCACACGTCGTTTCTAGCGCAGGGTGTCCCGAGCTCGTTCATCTTCAGCGGCGACGAGTACGCGTTCCACGTCCTCCACCGCCCCATCGACACGCTGAAGAACGCCACGGCGCACATGGCCGGCATCGATGACGAGAATGCGACGTTGACGCCCGAGGAAGACGCCTTGGGCACGGATCTATTGGCCCGCTCCTTCGAAGCGCACATGTGGCCGCCTTTCTACGCCGTGATGCTTACGGAACTCGGGGAGTTCGACGTCACGAAGGCCCTTGAGGAGTGCGCGGCCGCGACGCAAGACTCGGGGACGACCTGCGCCTGA
- a CDS encoding metal-dependent transcriptional regulator, whose product MRTKSKAALRSAASPLSENVEMYLETVYVLTENGGRARTTAIARDWKVAPSSATEMIQRLAGAGLLKHEPYKGVELTRRGLELAKGVIRKHRLLECFLQKDVGMDARLADAHACEMEHVIHPKFEEWLCERLGHPRETPGGADIPPGLCCHEG is encoded by the coding sequence GTGAGAACCAAAAGCAAAGCGGCCCTCCGCTCGGCCGCCTCGCCCTTGAGCGAGAACGTGGAGATGTACCTCGAGACGGTCTACGTCCTCACGGAGAACGGGGGGAGGGCCCGCACGACGGCGATCGCCCGCGACTGGAAGGTCGCCCCCTCGTCGGCGACCGAGATGATCCAAAGACTGGCAGGCGCCGGCCTGTTGAAACACGAACCGTACAAGGGCGTCGAACTCACCCGCCGGGGATTAGAGCTTGCGAAAGGCGTCATCCGAAAGCACCGCCTTCTCGAATGTTTCCTGCAAAAGGACGTAGGGATGGACGCTCGACTCGCCGATGCGCACGCTTGCGAGATGGAGCACGTCATCCACCCGAAGTTCGAGGAGTGGTTGTGCGAACGGTTGGGGCACCCGAGGGAGACGCCGGGCGGGGCCGATATCCCGCCTGGACTTTGTTGTCACGAAGGTTGA
- the pyrF gene encoding orotidine-5'-phosphate decarboxylase translates to MSFIEKLLDSSRRNRSHLCVGLDPDPAKVPGDMSVKHGRDAILEFNRRVIEATKDLVCAYKPNAAFYERLGPRGFEILQATRDIIPQDIPVILDGKRGDIGSTSTAYAQAAFEVMDFDAVTVNPYMGRDAVAPYLGFDGKGVLVLVRTSNPSARDFQDLKIGGMPLYEAVARKVREWAADNENVGAVVGASAQSELKTVRSILGDAAPILIPGVGEQGGNAGESLRNGANSKGERAIVNSSRGIIFAGGSTRESIREAAQTLRDEMNLVGK, encoded by the coding sequence GTGAGTTTCATCGAGAAGCTCCTCGATTCATCCCGACGCAACCGGTCCCATCTTTGTGTCGGACTCGACCCCGACCCGGCTAAGGTGCCGGGGGACATGAGTGTCAAGCACGGGCGGGACGCAATACTCGAATTCAATAGGCGGGTCATCGAAGCGACGAAGGACCTCGTCTGCGCCTACAAGCCGAACGCCGCCTTTTACGAGCGGTTGGGCCCACGCGGCTTCGAGATACTCCAGGCGACGCGCGACATAATCCCTCAGGACATCCCCGTTATCCTTGACGGAAAACGCGGTGACATCGGTTCGACGAGCACGGCCTACGCGCAGGCGGCGTTCGAGGTGATGGACTTCGACGCGGTGACCGTGAACCCCTACATGGGCCGCGACGCGGTGGCCCCGTACCTGGGATTCGATGGGAAGGGCGTCCTGGTGCTTGTCAGGACCTCGAACCCTTCGGCTCGGGACTTCCAAGACCTGAAAATCGGCGGGATGCCGCTTTACGAGGCGGTGGCGCGGAAAGTGCGGGAGTGGGCAGCTGACAACGAGAACGTGGGTGCCGTCGTTGGGGCGAGCGCACAAAGCGAACTCAAGACGGTCCGCTCGATCTTGGGCGATGCAGCACCAATTCTCATCCCCGGTGTCGGCGAGCAGGGCGGTAACGCCGGCGAATCATTACGAAACGGGGCGAATTCCAAGGGCGAACGGGCGATCGTGAACTCTTCGCGCGGGATAATCTTCGCCGGCGGGAGTACCCGCGAATCCATACGTGAAGCGGCGCAGACACTACGCGACGAGATGAACTTGGTCGGAAAATAG
- a CDS encoding translation initiation factor IF-5A — protein MSTTQAEIRELKEGRYMVVDGEPCKILSITTSKPGKHGAAKARIDVVGIFDKVRRTMTGPVSDKCQVPLIDKRTAQVLSLRGDHVQLMDMASYETFELEIPKDEDGNQIELVAGTETQYIEAMGRRVIMRI, from the coding sequence ATGAGCACGACCCAGGCGGAAATACGCGAACTCAAGGAAGGTCGCTACATGGTCGTGGACGGTGAACCTTGCAAGATCCTCTCGATAACGACGTCGAAGCCTGGTAAGCATGGCGCCGCGAAGGCGCGTATCGACGTCGTGGGCATCTTCGACAAGGTCAGGCGCACGATGACCGGCCCGGTGAGCGACAAGTGCCAGGTCCCGCTCATAGACAAACGTACCGCCCAGGTGCTGTCGCTTCGGGGCGACCACGTGCAACTCATGGACATGGCAAGCTACGAGACTTTTGAACTCGAGATCCCGAAGGACGAGGACGGAAACCAGATTGAACTGGTCGCCGGCACCGAGACCCAATACATCGAGGCCATGGGCCGCCGCGTCATCATGCGGATCTGA
- a CDS encoding FTR1 family protein, which produces MVSADATLIVLRESLEAFLIISILTGLVVKLGRPEMKRHLLMGAGAAALLSVVAGVLIDSTARDFFATSGSAEAFEGVASLVAVAILTYMVIWMYRHTIGLVTELRKKAVGAIDAGKPLVFFSIAFVAVAREGLETVLFFATLAPTISAADLLLSALIGLAISGIIAYLVFTGIVKLNINRFFAATGVLLILFAGGLFATAVHEFSEVGWVPESGKAWNTEGVLDQQSTEGSLVKAVLGYRESPTYLEAAAYFAYVLGMGAWYLRGIGFFPRGGKAAPDGGI; this is translated from the coding sequence ATGGTGTCCGCAGACGCGACTTTGATTGTGCTAAGGGAAAGTCTTGAGGCCTTCCTCATCATCAGCATACTCACAGGACTCGTCGTGAAACTGGGAAGGCCCGAGATGAAGCGGCACCTCCTCATGGGCGCCGGCGCCGCCGCGCTCCTCTCGGTCGTCGCGGGTGTGCTCATCGACTCGACCGCACGCGACTTCTTCGCGACTAGCGGCTCGGCAGAGGCCTTCGAGGGCGTTGCGTCCCTCGTCGCGGTCGCGATCCTCACCTACATGGTCATCTGGATGTACCGGCACACGATCGGCCTCGTCACGGAGCTTCGGAAAAAAGCGGTCGGCGCGATCGACGCCGGAAAACCGTTGGTCTTCTTCTCCATCGCCTTCGTCGCGGTCGCCCGCGAGGGGTTGGAGACGGTCCTGTTCTTCGCAACGCTCGCCCCCACCATCAGTGCGGCCGACCTCCTCCTCTCCGCCCTCATCGGCCTTGCGATCAGCGGCATCATCGCGTACCTCGTTTTCACCGGCATCGTGAAACTGAACATCAACAGGTTCTTCGCGGCCACCGGCGTGCTCCTCATCCTGTTCGCCGGCGGCCTCTTCGCGACGGCCGTCCACGAGTTCTCCGAGGTCGGCTGGGTCCCCGAGTCGGGGAAAGCCTGGAACACGGAGGGCGTCCTCGACCAGCAATCCACGGAAGGCTCGCTGGTGAAGGCCGTACTAGGATATCGGGAATCACCGACCTACCTCGAGGCCGCGGCGTACTTCGCGTACGTCCTCGGCATGGGAGCGTGGTACCTCCGCGGGATCGGTTTTTTCCCGCGAGGCGGCAAGGCCGCACCTGACGGTGGCATCTGA